One genomic segment of Gammaproteobacteria bacterium includes these proteins:
- a CDS encoding tautomerase family protein gives MPAIEIKVIKNVFSSQQKQQIISKLTQAIIDVIGTDTPAVRQVCSCLIVEIEEGNWGIGGTGLTAADVHHLVHGA, from the coding sequence ATGCCAGCAATCGAAATTAAAGTGATAAAAAACGTGTTTTCAAGCCAGCAAAAGCAACAGATTATCAGCAAACTAACCCAAGCTATTATTGATGTTATTGGCACCGATACGCCCGCGGTACGCCAAGTTTGCAGTTGTTTAATTGTTGAAATCGAAGAAGGTAATTGGGGCATTGGTGGCACAGGATTAACCGCTGCAGATGTGCACCACTTGGTGCATGGCGCCTAG